Genomic window (Gemmatimonadota bacterium):
GCAGTCGCGCCGACGGGCAAGCGCACGACCCTGGAGCCAGAGTGCTTCCGCCGCCGTCTCGCTTCGCGGCCGACGCACGAATGCGGACTCCGCCTTGACTGCCGCCACACCCCACGCGTTTTCGGCATCACCGGGGCGGCCCTCCCGCTCAGCGCGGAGGGCGGCCGCGGAGTTGACCTTGGCCTGATAGAGCGAGTTGGACCAGGTGCAGCCGGTGAGGGCGAGCAATGCCGCTGCCGCAACGACCTGCCTCACGGCTCACCTGCGCGGCGAGCGTCCGTCGTCTTGCGGTCGTACTGCTGCAGATATTTCACGATCGCCTCGGCGATGGCGGAGGCGATGCCGTCCTGACCATTGCGAGTGGTCATCTGACGCGCATCATCCGGGTTGGTGCTGTAGCCCATCTCGACCAGGATCGCCGGACGTCGCGCCGTGCTCAGCACGGCGAAGCCAGCCTGCTTCACGCCGCGATCGAGCGTGCCCGCATCAGCGACTTCGCGCAGCGATGACTGCACCAGTTCAGCCGCGCGCGCCGACTCGCGCAGGAATTCGTTGCGGGCCAGATCCTTGAGGATGAAATCGAGACCGCCCGAAGCCGCTTCATCGGCCGCATCGGGATCGAATCGCGCTGCATCGTTTTCCATCTTCGCGACACGCTCGGCGTCGGCAGTGCGTGCTTCGGCGAGGAAATAGGTCTCGAACCCTCGCACCCTGGTGTACCCCGGCCGCGCATTGAGGGAATTCACGTGCAGTGACACGAAGAGATCACAATCCTCGGTGCGGCAGTAGCGCGGTGCGCGATGGCCGAGGGAGATCAGCGTGTCGGTCGTCCGGGTCATCGTGACCTTGACCCCGCGACGCTCGAGTTCGTCACGCAGCAGCATCGCGATGGTGAGGGTGATGTGCTTTTCCTTGAGTCCGCCGGGGAAGTAGAGACCCGGGTTTCCCGGATCCGAGCCACCATGCCCGGCATCGACCGTCACGTGGTGCCCGGGCTTCAGCCCGTTCGGGAGCCGGCTGCGTTCCTCACGTCCGACGGTGGTCCGCGAGGGACGCGTCAACAGTTGCGACGGCGCCGGCCCCTCGGCGAGCACGGCCGTGCCGGGCGTCCAGTTCCAGCTGCGACGCAAGGGATCGGCAAGCATTTCGGCGACGAACGCGAGTGGCACGAAGAGAGAATCACCGCGGCGGTGCGAATCGGCGGGGAGTCCGCGGACGGTAGAGCCGTCGTCAACCAGCGAAGTTCCCGGGAGAAAACGGAAGGTGCCGGCCGCACTCACCAGGACGAACCACTCGGCCTCGCGTTGCCACTTCGCGCCGATCGCCTGGGCGAGGGGCCCAAGCGGCACCATGGCGCCCTGCCCCGACTCGGTACGCAGCGGAATCACCACCACACCGCGCGCGGTGCTGACCTGCAGTCGCGTCGGTGCCCCGGCGAGCAGGGCGCACATGGTCAGCGCAAGCAACTTCATTCGCGGCCCTTCCGCGAAATGGCGCGGGCGACTTCGCGATCGACAATCCGCTTCTTCAGGTCCTCGCGTTTGTCGTGGACCTTCTTGCCTCGGGCAAGTGCAATCATCAGCTTCGCGCGGCCGCGGAGGAAATAGATTTCGAGCGCGACCAGCGACAGTCCGTCACGCTGGACGGCCCCGATCAGCTTCTCGATCTCGCGCTTGTGAAGCAGCAACTTCCGGGAACGAACCGGGTCGTGGTTGTAGCGATTCCCCTGCTCGTACGGGGTGATGTTCAGCCCCTCCACCCACACCTCTCCGCGACTGATCCGGGCGAAGGCTTCCTTGATGGAAGCGCCCCGACGACGCAGGGATTTGACCTCTGTGCCGGTCAGGACGAGGCCGGCCTCGACCGTGTCGAGAATATGGAAGTCGTGGGCGGCCTTGGGGTTCCGCGCGATGCTGAGGCGCGCTTCGTGGCTCGGGTCGCCGGCGGAGGAGGGTTTCGGTACCATTGAACGAAGAATAACCGGGGCGATGCTTGACGCTCGGGACACCACGCGAGTAGGTTTGCCTCCCCGCCGAAGTGGTGAAATTGGTATACGCGCTGCGTTCAGGTCGCAGTGGGCGCAAGCCCGTGGGGGTTCGAGTCCCCCCTTCGGCACTTTCCACCCCGCAGGCCGCCGCCTCTCAGTATCGCGGCATCGTCCCGTCCACATCGGTTGCCCACGCATCGACACCCCCGGCCAGCGAACGCACCCGGGCGAACCCCGCACGTAGCAGCAGGTCCCTCGCCTTCATCGAACGCATTCCGTGATGGCAGATCGTCACCACTTCCCGATGCCTGGGAATCTCGGCCAGTCGCGCAGGAAGTTCCCCCAGTGGCACCAGCTCCGAACCGGGGATGTGGGCGATGGCAAACTCCCACGGCTCGCGGACATCGAGCAACACTGCCCCCCCAGGCGCGGCCAATGCGGTCGCGAGAACCGCTGGCGCGATCTCGGCCTCGTCCGGTGAGCCGCCGAGCGTGCCGACCCCGCAGAAGGCGTCGTAGTCCTGCAATTCCGTGAGTATCGGCGCATCGCCGCAGATGACGCACGCCGGATCACGGACGACGGCGATCTCACGGAATCGGAGCCGAAGGGCATCCACGAGGAGCAGCCGGCCCGCGGCGGACTCCCCGATGCCGAGCAACCATTTCATTGCCTCGAGCGCCTGAAGAGACCCGATGATTCCCGGCAATACCCCGAGCACACCGGCGTCGGCACAGCTCGGGACTAGCTCGGGAGCGGGCGGTTCGGCGAAGAGGCAGCGATAGCAGGGACCTCCCGGAGTTCCGAAGAGCGACAACTGCCCCTCGAACCTGAAGATCGAGCCATACACGAGCGGCTTCCCCTCGAGGACACAGGCATCGTTGGCGAGGTATCGGGTCGGGAAGTTGTCGCTTCCGTCGACCACAATGTCGAACCGGCGCACGATCTCGCGGGCATTCGCGCTGGTGAATTGCTCGGCGATGGCTTCCACCGACACGAAAGGATTGAGTCCCTTCAGCCGAGCCTTGGCCGAAATCGCCTTGTTGACGCCGACGCCCGCAGTGTCGTGCAGGATCTGTCGCTGCAAGTTGGAGAGATCGACCTGGTCGTGATCGACAATGCCGATCGTGCCGACGCCAGCCGCGGCGAGATAAAGTGCCGCCGGCGAGCCGAGCCCGCCCGCACCGATGAGCAGGACCCTCGCGGCTCGAAGTCGCGCCTGTCCGGCCACACCGACTTCCGGCAAGGTCAGATGCCGCGCATAACGGAGGAGTTCTTCAGAGCTGAGTTCGGCTGACACGGAATGGCCCTTCACCATGGCGTCACGAGGACGCAGCGCGGTTATGCCGGAATGCCTGCGAGCGGAATGAGTTCGGGCGCGGAGACAGCCGCATCGCGGAGCAGGTCCGCGAGCGTGACGGATTCAAGCAGATCATCAATGCGAACCTGGAGCGCACGCCAGACCGGCCGGATCTGACAGCTCGAGGAGGGGGCGCACCGTTCCGGATCGAGCGGCTGCGATTCGCAATTGAGTTCGAAGATGCGATGATCCGAGGCCAGCATCACGTCGCGGACGGTGACGTGCTCGGCCTCACGAACCAGCAGGTAACCACCCTTCGCACCACGCACCGAATCGACCAGTCCGGCCCGACGGAGTCGCAGGAGGATCTGCTCGACATAGTCGGCGGGGAGCCGCTCCTGCTCGGACAGTTCGCGCGCGGCCACGGCGCCAGCGCCCTCGCGACGACGACGCGCAAGGTGCAACGCGATGATCAGGGAGTACTCGGTCAGATTGGTTACCCGCATGCCTGCAATCTGCTCCCATGAGCGGGCATTGTCACGCCCGGGTCGTACGCATCCCTCGGATCGCCGCGAGCCCGGCCAGGGGGCCGAGGGAGAGGATGGCGAGCGCCCAACGCCAGCCGACCCATCCTGCGACCACCGGGACAAGTTGAATGCTGGCAATCGTGAGCAGGAACCCGATCGAGGTTTGCAAGGTGAGCGCGGTCCCGACGGCGTGCTCGGGAGCACGTTCGGTCACCAGCGCTGAGAATTGCGCCGAATCGGCAATGACCGCCACCCCCCACACGAGGCAGACGATCATCACCAGCCACCTCGGCCCGCCGAAGACGGCGGCACTGAGCAGGCAGCAGGCCCCGCTCACGGTGAGCGCCCGGCGAATTACTGGCGCCCGCCCGATCTGGTCCGCCGCGCGCCCGCCCCATACCGCGCCGGCCCCACCAATGGCAACGACGATGAACGCCAGCGTGCCAACATTGGCCGGTGAGGCGGACCGTGCTGCCCAGGACGCACTGAGGTAGGACGGGACCCACGCCCAGAAGGCGTAGAGTTCCCACATGTGACCGAGGTAGCCGCCGGTGACCTGACGCAGCGCCTGGTCGCGGACCACAGTCGTTGCCAGTCCCCACGAGAAGGGACGCGCCGGAAAGGGAAACGGGCCTTCACGGTAGCCCACCAGGACCAACACTCCAGCGAGTGCGGCAGCCACGCTCGGTATCAGGACGGCAGGAGCGAGTGGCAGGTGCCCTGCCCCTTCCAGGAGATAGGGGAAGGCCTTGCCGACCGTGAGCGCCCCAACGACCACGCCGATCGCGAGGCCGCGCTCCTGACGGAACCAGGTGGCAGCCATCTTCATGGCCGGGGGATAGACTCCCGCGAGCCCGATCCCGGTCGCGATCCGGCCGGCGATTGCCAGCGGAAAGGAATCGGCGAAGAGCAACGTCGCGTTCGCGGCCGCGGCAAAAAGCGCAGCCACCGAGAGGTAGCTGCGCGCCGGAAGGAGATCAGGAAGATTGAGAACGGCTGCGACGAGTGTCCCGGCGACAAAACCAAGCTGCACGCCCGAGAGGAGCCACCCCGTCTCGCCGGGTGAGAGCGAGAGCTTTGCAGCGAGCACTGGTGCCACAGCGCTCCCCGCGAACCAGACCGACATTCCCAGCACCTGCACTACGGCGAGCAGGGCCAGCTGGCGCCACCGCTCGCCGGAGTCAGTCATCCGCTGACCGGCACGCCCTTGCCACCGCCCGGCACCCCGAGCTCGGTCATCGCCCGGAGGTCGAGCACCTCGTCGAGCTCCTTCCCTACCAGCACCTGCTTGTCGGTGACCAGCTGTTTCACTGTCTTGCCGGTCGCCAGCGCTTCCTTCGACAATTTCGCCGCTTCGGCATAGCCGATCTTCGGCATCAGCGCGGTCACCAGCGCCGGTGACCGCTCCAGCCAGTAGGCGCACTGCACTTCATCGGCCTGGATGCCGCGAATGCATTTCTCGTCGAACACCCGCACCGCGTTCGCCACGATGCGCATGCCGAACACCATGTTGTGCGTGATCACCGGCATCATCACGTTCAGCTCCAGCTCTCCCGCCTTGGCGGCCATCGCGATGGTCGTGTCGAAGCCGATCGCCTGGTAGCAGACCTGGTTCACCATCTCGGCGATCGACGGATTCACCTTGCCGGGCATGATGCTCGAACCCGGCTGCACCGCCGGCAGCAGGATCTCGGCGAGCCCGGTGCGAGGGCCCGATGCGAGCAGCCGGATGTCATCGGCGATCTTGCAGAGGTCGAGGACGAAGGCTCGGAACGCGCCACTGAAGGTGGCGATGTCGCCCATCGACTGCATGAGCTGGATGCGGTCCTCGGCGACCTCGAGTTCGAGCCCTGTGAGTGCGTGCAGGTGCTTGACCATCAACGCGGGATACGCGGGCTCCACGTTGATACCGGTCCCGACGGCACTCCCGCCGATGTTCATCGCCCGCAACCATCCCGCCGCCTGCACCAGCTTCTCGCGATGACGCGACACCGTGCGACCGTACGCGGTGAATTCCTGCCCCAGCCGGATCGGCGTTGCATCCTGCAGGTGGGTGCGTCCCGACTTGATGATGTGATCGAATTCCTTCCCCTTCGCCAGGAAGGCCCCGGCGAGACCATCCAGAGCCGACAGCAACATCGGCAAGGTCAGGAGCGTCGACAGGCGCATCGCGGTCGGAATCACGTCGTTGGTCGACTGCGCCATGTTGACGTGATCGTTCGGATGGATCGGTGCATAACTGCCGCGCGCGTGACCGAGCAATTCGTTGGCGCGATTCGCGAGCACTTCATTCACGTTCATGTTGTGCGACGTGCCGGCGCCGGCCTGGTAGGGATCCACCACGAACTGGTCACGATGCTGGCCCCCGAGCACTTCGTCAGCGGCCGCGATGATCGCATCGGCGTATTCCGGTTCGAGGCGGCCCGTCTCCTTGTGCGTCACGGCGGCGGAGCGCTTGATCATCACGACGGCATCGACGAACGCCGAGAGTGGCTTGAGGTCCGAAATCGGGAAGTTTTCAACGGCGCGCAGGGTCTGGATGCCGTAGAGTGCGCTGCTGGGGACCGACTTTTCGCCTAGCGGGTCCTTTTCGGTGCGGAAGCTCATCTGGCGCGAGGTCCTGGTTCGGGGTTCCGGCGGGAGGCCGCGCCAAAGCTAAGAGCGCGAGCCGGGAGTTTACAGTCTCGGCGCCAGCCCGCTGAGGAAGGGGTTCCGGGCGCGCTCTCGCCCGACGGTCGTTTCAGGGCCATGGCCCGGGAGGACGCGGGTCTCGTCGGGCAGCGGCAGCAGTTCGCTGGCGATGCTCGCGAGCAGTTCGGTCAGGCTCCCTTCGGGGAGATCGGTGCGACCAATCGAGTCTTCGAAAAGCACATCACCAGAAATGCAGAGGCCAGGGCCAATGAAGGCGACATGCCCCGGCGAGTGACCGGGCACATGCCGGACTTTGAAGCGATGGCCGGCCAACGAAAGCGTGTCGCCGTGCGCGAGCCGATGATCCGGGGGAGCGAGTCTCTGGAGGTCGCCCAGCCCGAACATCAGCCCCTGCTCGGGGAGCGAGTCGTACCAGCGCCGATCGGCCGGATGCAGCCAGACCTGGGCCCCGGTGGCTGATCTGACGTGATCGACGCCCTGGATGTGATCGATGTGCGCGTGGGTGAGCCAGATCTGGCGGACAACCAGGTTGCGGTGGCGGACCGCGGCGAGGATGCGCCCCGCTTCCTCACCGGGGTCAACGACGACGGCCTCGCGCGTCGCAGCATCCCAGACCAGCCAGCAGTTCTGGGCGAATGAGCCGTTGGGTATGCCGAGAACTTCAGGCCCCGACACTGGCCGCCTTGGTCTTTCGCTCCGTCAGGAACTTCTCGACGGCAATGGCAGCGGTGGTGGCATCGCCGACGGCGGTAGTCACCTGCCTGGTCAGCTGCACCCGCAAGTCGCCAGCGGCGAAGAGTCCGGGAATGGACGTCTCCATCCGGTCGTTGGTGATGATGTATCCGCTCGCATCGTGGGCGAAATGCTGCGTCACCAGGCCAGTGTTCGGTTTGAAACCGATGAAGACGAACGCGCCGGTGACGGCAAGCTGCGAAGGCGCGCCGGTCACCGTGTCGACGAGGTCGAGATGCTTGAGCCCGCTCGGCTCCCCCACCATCTCGCGGACCGCCGTATTCCAGATCACTTCGATCTTCGGATTATTCATCGCCCGCTCCTGGACCACCCGCGAGGCGCGAAACGAATCCCGACGATGGATCAGGTAGACCTTGCTGGCGTAACGAGTCAGGTAATCCGCTTCCTCGACGGCCGCGTCACCGCCGCCAATCACGGCGATCGTCTCACCCTTGAAGAAGGCACCGTCACAGACCGCGCAGTACGAAACACCGCGGCCGGCGTACTCGACCTCGCCCGGAACCCCGAGCTTGGTGGGGGTACCGCCGGCGGTGAGGATCACGGCTGGCGCCCGGTAGATCGCGCCGCCGGCGCCAGTCACCGTGAAGATTCCGTCATCGTCGCGCACGATCGTGGTGACTTCCTCCGTGCGGATGTCGGCACCGAAGTGAATCGCGTGCTCCGTCATCTTCTCGGCGAGGTCGGGACCAAGAATCGAGATGAAGCCGGGATAATCCTCGATCTTCTCGGTATTGAGGAGTTCGCCGCCCGTGAGGCCGCGCTCGAGCAGCAGCGCCTTCAGCATGCCGCGCCCGGCGTACATCGCCGCACACAGGCCGGCCGGGCCTCCCCCCACAATGATCACATCAAATTCGGAGCTGGTCGTCACGGGCGTTCCTCGGGCAGGTCAGTCACGCGATATCGTTCGCGCGAATATAGAACGTCCGCCGCGCCGATGGGTTCCCCGCGCTATGGCGCCTGCAGCGTGCGTGCCGGATCGAGCCGGGCGGCACGGGTCGCCGGCACGACGACCGCCAGCGCCGCCACTACGCCGAGGACCATCAAGGCCCCGGCGTATGACCAGGGGTCGGCCGGGACCACCTCCACGAGCTGTGCGGCCATCAGCCGGGTCAGCAACCAGGCACCGACCAGGCCAAGGACAGCACCCGGAACGAGAATCCTTGCCGCCCACCCCACGACCTCGGCCACCAGTTGCCTCGGCATCGCTCCAAGCGCAGCGCGGACCGCCAGCTCGCGTTGACGACGGACCACTGCGTGCGAAAGGACCCCATAGACCCCGAGTGAGGCAAGCAACAGCGCGATGCCGGCGAAGCCTGTCAACAGGGTGAGGGTCAGCACCCGCGGCGCAAGCTGGGCGCGGAGGCGATCCTCCATGGTTCCGACATCCGCCGGAATCTCTGGATCGATGCTCGCAAGCCGTGCCCGCACTCCCGGTAGCAACTGATTCCCTGGCGTCGAACCGCGTACCAGCATGGTCATCGTGTGCGTCCAGCGAGACACCTGGCGGGACGCACTGTAGAGTTCGGCCTCGACGTCGCCATTGAGTCCCCAGTGTCGCACATCGGCCACGACACCCACCACCTCGAGCCAGGGAGCGGGGGAGCCGTCGGGGTTGAACTCCATGCTGTTCGCCCTGACGCGCTTGCCAATCGGGCTCTCGCCGGGCCAGTCGCGTTGGGCCATTGCGTGATTGACCACCGCAACGCGGGCAGAGTGCGCGTCATCGCGGGCCGTGAATCCCCTTCCCTGCAGCAGCGGGATCCCGAGTGCGTCGAAGTACCCTTCGGTCACCGCGCGATACCCTGCCCCCGCATTCGCGACATCGTGGCCTTCGATTTCCACAAACGAATGACCGGCGAACCCGAGGGGTACCCAGTTGCCGATACCCACTGCGGTCACGCCGGGGATCGAGCGAACCGCGGCGCTGGCTGCGTCCCAATACGCGGTTCGACGTTCGGGAAGCGTGTCATACCTCCCCCCGCTCAAGGCAATCTCCGCAGTCACCACGCGTCTGTCGAAACCAAGATCGCGGGCAATCAGGACGCGGAAGGAACGGATCAGCA
Coding sequences:
- a CDS encoding N-acetylmuramoyl-L-alanine amidase — its product is MKLLALTMCALLAGAPTRLQVSTARGVVVIPLRTESGQGAMVPLGPLAQAIGAKWQREAEWFVLVSAAGTFRFLPGTSLVDDGSTVRGLPADSHRRGDSLFVPLAFVAEMLADPLRRSWNWTPGTAVLAEGPAPSQLLTRPSRTTVGREERSRLPNGLKPGHHVTVDAGHGGSDPGNPGLYFPGGLKEKHITLTIAMLLRDELERRGVKVTMTRTTDTLISLGHRAPRYCRTEDCDLFVSLHVNSLNARPGYTRVRGFETYFLAEARTADAERVAKMENDAARFDPDAADEAASGGLDFILKDLARNEFLRESARAAELVQSSLREVADAGTLDRGVKQAGFAVLSTARRPAILVEMGYSTNPDDARQMTTRNGQDGIASAIAEAIVKYLQQYDRKTTDARRAGEP
- the smpB gene encoding SsrA-binding protein SmpB, which produces MVPKPSSAGDPSHEARLSIARNPKAAHDFHILDTVEAGLVLTGTEVKSLRRRGASIKEAFARISRGEVWVEGLNITPYEQGNRYNHDPVRSRKLLLHKREIEKLIGAVQRDGLSLVALEIYFLRGRAKLMIALARGKKVHDKREDLKKRIVDREVARAISRKGRE
- the moeB gene encoding molybdopterin-synthase adenylyltransferase MoeB gives rise to the protein MSAELSSEELLRYARHLTLPEVGVAGQARLRAARVLLIGAGGLGSPAALYLAAAGVGTIGIVDHDQVDLSNLQRQILHDTAGVGVNKAISAKARLKGLNPFVSVEAIAEQFTSANAREIVRRFDIVVDGSDNFPTRYLANDACVLEGKPLVYGSIFRFEGQLSLFGTPGGPCYRCLFAEPPAPELVPSCADAGVLGVLPGIIGSLQALEAMKWLLGIGESAAGRLLLVDALRLRFREIAVVRDPACVICGDAPILTELQDYDAFCGVGTLGGSPDEAEIAPAVLATALAAPGGAVLLDVREPWEFAIAHIPGSELVPLGELPARLAEIPRHREVVTICHHGMRSMKARDLLLRAGFARVRSLAGGVDAWATDVDGTMPRY
- a CDS encoding Rrf2 family transcriptional regulator, whose protein sequence is MRVTNLTEYSLIIALHLARRRREGAGAVAARELSEQERLPADYVEQILLRLRRAGLVDSVRGAKGGYLLVREAEHVTVRDVMLASDHRIFELNCESQPLDPERCAPSSSCQIRPVWRALQVRIDDLLESVTLADLLRDAAVSAPELIPLAGIPA
- a CDS encoding MFS transporter, with the protein product MTDSGERWRQLALLAVVQVLGMSVWFAGSAVAPVLAAKLSLSPGETGWLLSGVQLGFVAGTLVAAVLNLPDLLPARSYLSVAALFAAAANATLLFADSFPLAIAGRIATGIGLAGVYPPAMKMAATWFRQERGLAIGVVVGALTVGKAFPYLLEGAGHLPLAPAVLIPSVAAALAGVLVLVGYREGPFPFPARPFSWGLATTVVRDQALRQVTGGYLGHMWELYAFWAWVPSYLSASWAARSASPANVGTLAFIVVAIGGAGAVWGGRAADQIGRAPVIRRALTVSGACCLLSAAVFGGPRWLVMIVCLVWGVAVIADSAQFSALVTERAPEHAVGTALTLQTSIGFLLTIASIQLVPVVAGWVGWRWALAILSLGPLAGLAAIRGMRTTRA
- a CDS encoding aspartate ammonia-lyase, which translates into the protein MSFRTEKDPLGEKSVPSSALYGIQTLRAVENFPISDLKPLSAFVDAVVMIKRSAAVTHKETGRLEPEYADAIIAAADEVLGGQHRDQFVVDPYQAGAGTSHNMNVNEVLANRANELLGHARGSYAPIHPNDHVNMAQSTNDVIPTAMRLSTLLTLPMLLSALDGLAGAFLAKGKEFDHIIKSGRTHLQDATPIRLGQEFTAYGRTVSRHREKLVQAAGWLRAMNIGGSAVGTGINVEPAYPALMVKHLHALTGLELEVAEDRIQLMQSMGDIATFSGAFRAFVLDLCKIADDIRLLASGPRTGLAEILLPAVQPGSSIMPGKVNPSIAEMVNQVCYQAIGFDTTIAMAAKAGELELNVMMPVITHNMVFGMRIVANAVRVFDEKCIRGIQADEVQCAYWLERSPALVTALMPKIGYAEAAKLSKEALATGKTVKQLVTDKQVLVGKELDEVLDLRAMTELGVPGGGKGVPVSG
- a CDS encoding MBL fold metallo-hydrolase, translating into MSGPEVLGIPNGSFAQNCWLVWDAATREAVVVDPGEEAGRILAAVRHRNLVVRQIWLTHAHIDHIQGVDHVRSATGAQVWLHPADRRWYDSLPEQGLMFGLGDLQRLAPPDHRLAHGDTLSLAGHRFKVRHVPGHSPGHVAFIGPGLCISGDVLFEDSIGRTDLPEGSLTELLASIASELLPLPDETRVLPGHGPETTVGRERARNPFLSGLAPRL
- the trxB gene encoding thioredoxin-disulfide reductase is translated as MTTSSEFDVIIVGGGPAGLCAAMYAGRGMLKALLLERGLTGGELLNTEKIEDYPGFISILGPDLAEKMTEHAIHFGADIRTEEVTTIVRDDDGIFTVTGAGGAIYRAPAVILTAGGTPTKLGVPGEVEYAGRGVSYCAVCDGAFFKGETIAVIGGGDAAVEEADYLTRYASKVYLIHRRDSFRASRVVQERAMNNPKIEVIWNTAVREMVGEPSGLKHLDLVDTVTGAPSQLAVTGAFVFIGFKPNTGLVTQHFAHDASGYIITNDRMETSIPGLFAAGDLRVQLTRQVTTAVGDATTAAIAVEKFLTERKTKAASVGA